The Leishmania mexicana MHOM/GT/2001/U1103 complete genome, chromosome 25 genome contains the following window.
CCTCCAGCGACAGGCAGCGAGACACAGACAGGAGAGGGCAAGGGTTTGTGAGGGTGTGCGACTGTATGGAGCAAgagaggtgctgctgggAGTGGTGGCGGCAATGATGACCGCCACCAACGTTTCTTCGCCACCATGACTATAGTCCTTTCTCTTGCCATgcgcccttctccctccctctgtcggCGTCCTgctcgctgcgtgtgcggctgTGGTGCATGCCCACGCCGGCCGGGTCGCTACATTAAAGGGTGGAAGCGATATTGGCCCATGTGTTACCTCCAGCACCCCCACTTCTCCCATATCCTCCCTTCTACGCCACTCTTCTAGGGCACATACACAACAGACCCTTTCtttgagcgtgtgtgtgtgtgtgctgatcACCATGGCCGGCTCCAAGGCGCTCTGTCGGGGGTGCCTCACGGTTTACTCGGCTCTCATGCTGGTTCTCACTGCCGTCTACCTGTGGTCGAAATGGGGGGTGCATCGCAGCTTCGTCGCGGTCCTAGAGGAGACGACGAGGCACAGGGACACCAGCGCTGACGTCAACGgcgtcgccctcgccgagTCGGGCGGAGCCGAGTACGTAGGTGTCGCGCTTTTCCACGCTTTGCACCTCATCTGCCTTACGCTGTTTCTCTTCGGCTACAAGTCCGGCGGGAAAATGTCGCTTGGCTGCGCGTTGCTTCTGGCGTGCGCTGCCATGTACATACTTGTCTACGGGTGTATGACTCTACAAGgacagcaggagcagcaaggctcctccgccccgcctaaggccgccgcggcacacCCGCGCAGGCAGGAGGAGTCCCAAGCGTATCAGGTTGAGGCGGACTACACTCATAGCgccatcgctgtcgctggtgcagcagcgcccccGCGTAACGGGGAACAGCGTGAGCTGAGTCGGGCTGCTGCCGAGCAGGTCAGTTGCGCGCCAGGGACTTGCGGCATTGCCTCGGCGCACGCTGGTGAGCCTCTCTCGTATGTAGAACTAGGGTGGATATTGCTGGAGGCCTTGGTCGACGTGCTGgccatcatcgccgtcggCCCCGAGAGTCCCacaggagacggcggcgtccgTCTCCACCCCGATGGCACGCCCATCTCCTCCGAGACGCCGTTCGCTGGGGTGCGTCGACTCAGCCTATTGATGTTGAACTTCACCGGCTTTGCTTTGTCGCTGTGGGGTGTCATGCTATTCGATGTCAGCCCTAACtcggcaccagcgccggcgctgtcaacgtcagccgccgccagtggtggtggtaggaGCCGTGGTGGCCGCGGCAACGGTGCTCAGGCCGCCAGCGGAAGGGCCAGCGCTTCAGCAACCTTGGCAAAcccggcagcaggcgcggGGCAACTGTCCACATCTCCTGTAGAGGCGAAGAAGTATCAGTAGgagcgtcgtcgtcttttTGGTGTCACCGTGTGCCTCCTGTCGCTGCCACCATTCCTGCTGTTGCCGGCAGACGGGCGTGTCTGCGCCGGGCTGTTGACTTGAGTACTGCATGCTGTACGCAATGTacccatatatatatataaagagCATGTGCATGATGTACGGGAGTGCGCGTTGTATAAAGGCGTGTGGGTAGACATGGATGCCGCGCCCTCCAATCGAGTTGCCGCAACGTGCCTTGCCGCCTTTGGTGTGTGTCTAACCGGATATCGGCACTGAAGTGCCTGTGAACGCCACGAGGCGGTGTGGCACCGTCAGAGACCCCGTCCGCGGACATTCTCTGCGACCCGACATTCAACACcgtcacgcacacaagaCGTATTTGCGTGTAAAGGCTGCACCCTccatgcacacgcgcttGCTCGCCTCGAgccccgcctcctcacctccctcGGCCACCCACCCTGTTTGTGTCCATCATTTTCTTTGATTTTTTGCCTTGCCGCGATACGCatgcacccacgcacacacaaacacacacatacacacatgcgtgcgtgcaggaTTCCTTGGCGCCTTCTCagtctccctcctcccatcATCTTCACTCGTTCAAACAGAAACACTAACCCCTGTCTCCCTTCAAGCATAATGCCTTACAAGCCGTACTACCCCGTCGTTGAGTCCAACCCCAAGGTTTGGATGGATATCGAGATCGGTGGCAAGTCCGCCGGCCGCGTGACGATGGAGCtcttcgccgacgccgtcccCCAGACGGCCGAGAACTTCCGCGTGCTGTGCACGGGCGAGAAGGGCTTTGGCTACTCCAACAGCCCGTTCCACCGTGTGATCCCGGATTTCATGTGCCAGGGTGGCGACTTCACTGCCGGCAACGGCACCGGTGGCAAGTCCATCTACGGTAGCAAGTTTGCCGATGAGTCCTTCGTCGGCAAGGCCGGCAAGCACTTCGGCCCGGGCACGCTGTCGATGGCCAATGCCGGCCCCAACACGAACGGCTCTCAGTTCTTCCTGTGCACAGCGCCCACGAGCTGGCTGGACGGCAAGCACGTCGTCTTCGGTCAGGTGCTGGAGGGCTACGATGTTGTCAAGGCTATGGAGGCcgtcggcagccgcagcggcgtcaccTCGAAgcccgtgcgcgtgtctgcctgcgGGCAGCTCTAACGGAGGACGGTGACGTAAGCTGAGGAGAGGCGAAActgagagggaggaaggggcgggggtgagGGACAGCGGGGCCCAGTTCATGAAGGCGAAGAAGACTagggagtgggggagaaGACGATGAGTTCCCATTTGTCCGGGTGTACAAGGGGAGTGGTCAGAGGGCATCAATACGTGTCGCTGAGTGTGTCCGTGGATGCCCGAACGTTCCGGTAAcaagcacaagcacacacgcgcgcacacccccaCTAACCTCCCGCCTGCCCAACCTTTCCGCCTCCGTtcccacccatccacccacccTGACACCACGGCCACATCACCCTTCTCCCTGTCTCCCTCTGCGCTGGATCAAGGTCGTACGTGTCACGATTTTGTCTgtctcgtgtgtgtggagtaggaggggggggagggagtcGATTTCGTcatgcctccctctccccctctcacgccctgccctctcccctctaTAGTCTCCACAGCCTCTTTTCCTTGTATTTCTCTTGATGatttcttctctcccccctccctttcgcTGTTGATGTCCTGTCTTGCTTGctttcttctcccctcccctcccccacctctcctcccacccacccactgactacgcgtgtctgtgtgtctgtttcTGCGGGACCCATCGGTCTCGCGCTCGGTCCGCAGCGAGCAGCACTCCTCACGTGCCCTAcaggagagaagggcggGAAGCGAGGACAGGAAAGGGAGACATTCCTTTATCCTTTGTtcgttggtggtggtggtcgtcgtcgtcgtcgtcctcgtcgccgtaTGTTGTGTGAAAGGGGGCAACCCCAGCGTGGAGGTTgcgtgtctgcacgcctttcCGTGCCTCTCTGCATGAATGGGCTCGGTCACCTTCTCGTTCCACGTCTGTGCTTTCGGTACATAATCGgtcacacgcgcactcacGAACCGATCTACTGGGGGTACCTGCGCCTCTCTCGGCCAACATCACTGTGTGTCTCTACACACGCTTTTGGTGACTGGGAGGCGGCCTGGGTGCGAAACGGGTGTGTCGAGGCGcgtgaagaaaaaaaagaaagcaaggaagggggaggggggaaagggcGGGACGCGTCTCGAACGACTCTCCACTGTTGCGACTCTGTGGCTAGTGTCCTCCCCCATCCTtgccccctctcgctcttcaGCCTTCAGGACTCCCTGACACAcacgtcaccaccaccaccaccacagcctcTTAAAAGATGACGAAAAAATCGAAAAAAATATATGATttacaaaagaaaaggaagacaAGAAAAtgacacacgcgcaccaccacacgcacacactaTTTTTTTTCCGGATTTACGCCACGCATATACGTACATGTTTGTGCATGAGCTgctgtctgtgtctgcctgggtgtgtgtgtgtgtgtgtgggtctgtgtgtgtgtgggtgtgtagTGGTGTGTTCCGGTGATCACGGCAGATGCGCCgcatctctcgctctcttcctcgcccGTATAGagaaacacaaaaaaatgaaagaaaagagagagccgCCGAAGAGGGAATCATTAGTGGGGCGACTCTTGCTGTTGCTCATCGGGCCTTTGCGTACACGGCCTTCGCCGCGGCActcccgtcctcctccccttccttgGCTGCGTGTTGGTGCATCCAGTGGGATGCACCAACACAGACGAAGAGGAATAAGGGCAAAAAGGGTGCGATTTGGCGTGACGGAGAGGTatctgcgcgcacacattccttctctcgcccctcccttctccctcgcaacgctgctgctgctgctggtggtggtggtggtggtggtgctcatGCCACGGTGCCCTGCGCTGCTGATTTCGAACTCGATGATGCCTTTCTTCTTCTCGTCTGCCGCTCCCCTCTCCGTGTCTTCCTCGCCCACTCCCGTATCCACTCGGCTGAGCGCctgtctccccctccccttcccttccgtCACAACCTACATCAATGCTGCCACCTTCATGTGCGGCGCGGATAGACTGTAAATGCCTGTGGAACCACCGTTACTACCGCACACCTTCTTTGCCATCCCTCTCATACTCGCGTGCCATTCGGTACGGATTTCCGCTGACCGCGCACGAGTAGCGCATCATTTCCCGTAACTTATCATAGACGCACATATCCTATCACACACGCCTACAGCTACCCTTCCCTCACACGGATAGATATACGCACCCACTCGTCCCagaccgagagagagagacgcacacgcacacgcgacCCCGTACACCGTCTGCGTACCCGAAAAAGCGAAGGAAAAGGCGACCCCCCATCCAAGCGGCGGCCGGTacgcgcgtgcatgtgcgtgtgtgtgtgtgtgcctttaTACGTCTGAGTGAGTACACGttgtttctttctttttcgctgGTGTTTTGTCTGCGCTTCCCTTCGTGAGGCTCCACCACACGTCCATAGATCAGATTTCGctccctccgccttcttgtCTTCGCCGCTCTGTccttccaccccccccctacTATTCGCCCTCCCGTTTCTCTGATAACGCCACTGAGATTGGTCTCCAaatgaagcagcagcagcagagttTGAcgatgcggcagcgcgcgccgcgcgaTGATGGTAGTGCCAGCCATGTCAAAGAGTGTGTTGGGCAAACACCAGCGAATTGTGGGGTACTTCTAATGGGCAGTCGATCGctgtcgccggcgccgtgcttcCCCAGCGATGACATATCCCCCTCTGCAcgcccgcagctgcagcaggatCACCACCTCGCCGGCACACCATCAAGGAACCGTCGCCCCCCATCCTCGCAGCCTCGCGAGTCGTCTCATGCGCCTCAGCGACGCCAACCGCACAAGCAACAGCAGGAGCTGAGTCCAGGCGACAACCCACGCAGCCATCGAGGAGACGGCGAGCGTGgcgtcagcggcagtggcgcccCCAACGACTGGTGGCAGCGACCGGTGCCTTCGAACAGCAAGGTCTCTTCCTTTGGAGGCAATACCCGTCCGCGCAAGCTGTCACCGTCTAGAAATTCACCCGACGAGGaccgccgtcgcagccaGCGTGAGAAGCAGATTCAGTTCGGGTACGTCACGGACGGCTACACGAACATGAAGCGGCTCATCGCGCACGACCCGCTGCTgaggagcggcggcatccTCCCGCTTTCGCCACCGGATGTCGTCAAGGGGAGCAAGCGCCTGTGGGACATTCAACTCCGCAAGTGGCGTCGAGCACTACACATGTTCGACTACGTATTTATCGATGGTGAAGATCACCCGGAGACACGGGCgaaggtgctggaggagcagcggcggcagtgggtAAGCGAGGCATTCAACGAGATGCCGCGTGAGGCGCGACTGAAGATCGACCTCGACACCCTGCGCGGCGTCCAGCACTCCTCTGCCGTGCCGAGTAGAATCCCCATCGAGGAAGACCTCCGATGCATCCTGCGAAGCGACGACTGCTACGAGTCCGTCCGCAGCGTCGTACCGCAGAGTGCATCGTCGCTGACCAAGGGCACCGATATCAGTCCCCTCGAGGCGGGCATCAAGATCCACATTGCGCCGTcggccgcggtgctgcagcggcagcaggcgcaaCTTGaagtgcagcagcgactctcctcccttcaccagcaacagcagcatcagcatgTGCTGGCAACAGAGGTGGCACCGGAAAGTATGGAGACGGGCTCACACGTGCCGAGCGCCCCACCAGTGCTAGGAGCAACGGTTGA
Protein-coding sequences here:
- a CDS encoding cyclophilin a produces the protein MPYKPYYPVVESNPKVWMDIEIGGKSAGRVTMELFADAVPQTAENFRVLCTGEKGFGYSNSPFHRVIPDFMCQGGDFTAGNGTGGKSIYGSKFADESFVGKAGKHFGPGTLSMANAGPNTNGSQFFLCTAPTSWLDGKHVVFGQVLEGYDVVKAMEAVGSRSGVTSKPVRVSACGQL